A region of Bos javanicus breed banteng chromosome 17, ARS-OSU_banteng_1.0, whole genome shotgun sequence DNA encodes the following proteins:
- the PABPC4L gene encoding polyadenylate-binding protein 4-like: MNIAAKYRQASLYVGDLHADVTEDLLFKKFSAVGPVLSIRICRDLVTRRSLGYAYVNFLQLADAQKALDTMNFDLIKGKSIRLMWSQRDAYLRKSGIGNVFIKNLDRSIDNKTLYEHFSAFGKILSSKVMSDDHGSRGYAFVHFQNQIAADRAIEEMNGALLKDCRLFVGRFKSRKDREAEFQNKAHEFTNVYIKNFGDEMDDERLKEVFSKYGKTLSVKVMTDSSGKSKGFGFVSFDSHEAAKRAVEEMNGKDINGQLLFVGRAQKKAERQAELKQMFEQLKHERFRRCQGAKLYIKNLDETIDDEKLRREFSSFGSISRVKVMQEEGRSKGFGLICFSSAEEATKAMTEMNGRILGSKPLNIALAQKP; encoded by the coding sequence ATGAACATAGCAGCCAAGtaccgccaggcctccctgtacgtAGGTGACCTCCATGCGGATGTCACCGAGGACCTGCTGTTCAAGAAGTTCAGCGCCGTGGGCCCCGTGTTGTCCATCCGCATCTGCAGGGACCTGGTCACCCGCCGCTCCCTGGGCTACGCCTATGTGAACTTTCTGCAGCTGGCGGATGCCCAAAAGGCCCTGGACACCATGAACTTTGACCTGATAAAGGGCAAATCCATCCGTCTCATGTGGTCTCAACGTGACGCCTACTTAAGGAAATCTGGAATTGGGAACGTGTTCATCAAGAATCTGGACAGATCCATTGATAACAAAACCCTTTATGAACACTTTTCAGCGTTTGGGAAGATCCTGTCCTCCAAGGTGATGAGTGATGATCACGGCTCCCGGGGCTATGCATTCGTGCACTTTCAAAACCAGATTGCTGCAGACAGGGCCATCGAGGAGATGAATGGGGCACTGCTTAAGGACTGCAGGCTGTTTGTTGGCAGATTCAAAAGCCGCAAAGATCGAGAAGCCGAGTTTCAAAACAAAGCCCATGAATTCACCAATGTTTACATCAAAAATTTCGGAGATGAGATGGATGATGAGAGACTAAAGGAAGTTTTCAGCAAGTACGGCAAAACCCTGAGTGTTAAGGTTATGACAGATTCCAGTGGAAAATCCAAAGGCTTTGGCTTTGTGAGTTTTGATAGCCACGAGGCTGCCAAAAGGGCTGTTGAAGAAATGAATGGAAAGGACATAAACGGACAGCTGCTTTTTGTAGGCCGGGCACAGAAGAAAGCAGAGCGACAGGCTGAGTTAAAGCAAATGTTTGAGCAGCTGAAACATGAAAGATTTCGGCGGTGCCAGGGTGCGAAGCTCTATATTAAGAACCTGGATGAGACCATTGATGATGAAAAACTGCGGAGGGAATTTTCTTCATTTGGATCAATTAGCAGGGTTAAGGTAATGCAGGAAGAAGGGCGAAGCAAAGGGTTTGGCTTGATCTGCTTCTCCTCTGCGGAGGAGGCCACTAAAGCAATGACGGAGATGAATGGCCGCATCTTAGGCTCCAAGCCACTCAACATCGCCCTGGCCCAGAAACCCTAG